ATAGAAAAGAATCTTTaataatcgttagtaatggcggcaacatttaaactgccaaagaggcggggaaaaaactaccatttttttttttctagcttaggcgGCGGTTATTTCAGCCTCCGCTCGTAGCTTCACAAGCTATACACTCGATCTGCATCACCGATACGAATGATTGAGGATAGGACAGATctttctaaatttaaattaataatggtTCTACAGAGTTTGCAACCAAtaatacatgcggcccacagcaattttggtgtctagccattgtatatatagttgccgcgcaccgctacggaacgcgcggacgcctgctcgcgcttgcgccacctagcggtcatatctgtcgtaatagacgcgttttgttagagagcgaaccttatgtacctacctagtagtagtatttattctgtgcttatatatgtatagtttctttcacataactatgtatatatatatatatatatatatatatatatatatatatatatatatatatatatatatatatataccttatCTTTATAAGTAGCGACGGTAGAGATTCCCTTTTTGCCAAGCTTCCTCCAGTACATCCAAGGCGGGTGTGTGGCGCTTTCGTAGTCATAGGGCAGCGGCAACGTCGCGTCCGCGCTTATTTTCTCGAAGTGGTGAAGTTTATCTGGCAACATTCATACTGGATAATTATTAATAGCCGTAAAaaaagtgagagcgagaaagagatatatctgtttctcgctcacttatgggtgcggcgcaccaaggtcgcggtgcggtgcggtagtgtgtaacGGCTTTTAAAGTGGTtgatagtgtgttatcactcTTATAGTGAACTCGGTTCGGTTGCCCGTTACTTCAGCTACCGCGAACATGGATAATTATCGGCATCTCTATcattcttgcatattcgagcgataaagaggcaaataagACGAACAAACGAACGAAGTCGTTCACAATAGACCCTCTTCCTACACACCACATTTTCGCAGTGGTTCATGAGTATTTCTAGCAATAGTTGTTTACGGCTAAAATTTTAAGATAATCAATGGGCtgggtaagtgtaaggcctgagtggacgctcgaggcggagcgttcggcggggcgtgcagcgtggctccTCAGCTCCTCGCCCtcgctcacgcgtgatgtgagcagcgtgcactaaggccgctcctatacgcttgcatttgtttaacatgcacgccgtacgccccgccccgctgcacgcccaactcgagcgtccactcaggccttacacagaAGAATTATCTAACCGGCTCTAATATGCCGCTGGTGGATCTTCACGTACTCGTCGCGGTCGTGGCGCGCCAGCTCGAAGTAGAAGCCCAGCATGGCCATCACCATCATGGCGgtgtgctggcggtgctgccCGCCGGCCAGCAACTCGGGGGTGCCGAATATCTGGAAAATTACAGTTTACTGACAATGTGGAGAAGACTGTCTGTCAggtaaggctggttttagtgtcacgcggaccgtccgtgcggattgccaaattgtatgagaaagctgtcCACTCTAAAAgtgccttcggcccgccgtttcgcttgtctaagccacttttactattgggtcgtgtttgagctccaacttccccctctcgtgtgacgcttcgggccttcggccttacgcggagctcggccttcggccttcgcgagcctcgacgcttcgccgccgggccttcggcccgccggctcgctcatcaacacagtttacttggtagaacgcttgtTGCTGTTGTTGTAGTTGTTGTTTGtgctgttgttgttgctgtagttttgttttccaaagggaaaaagaaatgAAGTAGTACTTTTGCTCGAAAGAAAAGGTCCGCATGCGAGCatttcattcccgcagctcggccttcggcctcgcgtgcttggggaatggtaagggacgctccgggccttcggccctacgcggagctcggccttcggccttcgccgggtttcgaagctcagcgtcgggccttcggcccgccgcttcgcttattaaaacactcggggagggttggttttgcttgggagcgtaagcgggaagttggagcttaaacacgacccaatagtaaaagtgtccctacgccctacgcggagctcggccttcggccttcgcgagcctcgacgcttcgccgccgggccttcggcccgccggctcGCTCATCAACACAGTCGActcggtagaacgcttggaagcacttcattcacgcagctcggccttcggcctcgctttaaattactgggggtcgCACGCTTGggggtcggggtgaaggctccgggccttcggcccgtcgccggggtcggcctccggcctcccggcctgaagctcgcccttcgggctcgcttaacacactttttgtataggattttgctttgCTCGTCATTCCCGCGGCGAGGCTTTCGGCCTCGcccaaaattactgggggttggACACGCCCGGACGCCcggggtgaagctccgggcctgacggcccgtcgcggggtcggccttcggcctcccagcctaaagctcgcccttcgggctcgcttaacctacttggaaatttgacttttgcccccgcccgcgccgttttggactctttcaaaaaattttttttacatagtaatcttgggccccaggctcgccgcgtgccaaatctcagcgcgctcggaccaacttgaaaaaaaaaaaaaaaaagtcggccattttgaattttttcaaATGCAGTTGTATttctctcgaggccctctatgacatttggtcgagcaccccccgccCATCTCGCGCCGTTTaagagttgccatacaaaataaaagtggccagtttttccgcaattgaaacatttttcgaAAAAATTTTTTACCATACGAATCCAGAGGACCCAGAGATTCCTTGACCgaaatttcagcgcgctaggacaaacttgaaaaaattaaaaaaaaacagactatcgcaccgcaccgtgaccttggagcgttgcacccataagtgagagcgagaaagagatatctgtacGCTCCCTGAACTGTTTCTGTGTTCCAAAAGACCAGGAAGAAGTAGGTAAATGGGTAGGGGAGGACATTCAATAAAACAACCACCAGGtcgaaatattttattgtaataataGTAACTGTatcataacaaaataattatatttattattctaaataaatatataatttgcaATAAATGCTTTTGACTTAATCACCTCTCTTGCTACTCTACTACAATATATTTATCGAGAAGGGCATTGCTATTGTTtttctattatttataactATTTGCTTTTATTTGTGTTCAAATGACAACAATCCTAAGTATTCATATCACATTTCACTCACAGCCAAGTGATCCAGATAAAATCACAAACacataaaactaatttcagtaaCAAAACGAGCACTAAACTAAACATACGAAGtagtaattataaaaacttgGCATACAACTCTCGTTTTATCCCATCTTCATATTTCACAATATAATTTACCTAttgctaaaatttatttttagaacgACATTTTTCTACATTCATAGATACTTTAATAGCAATACAAATCTTCAGCAGATTGAATATGAATCTAGCGTATTTATACTATTTACTACCCCAAATCACTAAATGACTCTTTAAGCCCCTAATTCTACACAAAAATGTGCTACAGTTGCTATAGTCTCTGAGATCTCGCGTAATGTTTAAGCACCTAACATACTAAATATATTCCCCATCTTACTAAAAAGTTTTTACCACAGATTTAGATCAAATATATCTTCAATAGTAGTTGGTGAAACTCCATTCGACGCTTCAGAGTCCGTTCTCTGCTTCTTGGAACCTCTCCATCTCTGTCCATAAATCTTCTTCATAACTCCTGACCATCTCCTCAACAGCTCTGACATCTTCCTCTGAAAATCCTCTCGAAGACAGTCCATGTTTCCTTCCAACCATGTCAATGCTTCTTGGCATTCTGTCACCATCGTAGTCGCTTCTATGGGTGTCAAATTTCCAATTTTATCGATTACGGATCGTTTGACGCTATAAATGTAACTCTCTAATTGATTCCTGGCTTCTATTCTCCTGCGATCCTCATTATCGTCTTCTTTGAATATCTCAGCATCGACCATCATCTTCTCGATTTCCTGCTGCTTCAGTCTGTcattatttcttattattagacTTTCCTTGTTGCCCGTGCTTCGATCTTGAGCAGATACACTGAGAACTCCGTTAAAATCTATGTCGAACGTGACATCTATCTTAGCTATGCCTCGGGGAGCGGGAGGTATGCCGTTAAGGTCAAAAGAACCCAATAGATTGTTATCTTTGGTTTGCGTTCTTTCTCCTTCAAATATTTCTATAGTCATAGCTGTCTGATAGTCTTCCAATGTGGTTAGCTCTTTGGTAACTCTGCAAGGTATTGGAGTGTTCCTGTTTACAACTTGGAACATCATGCCTCTAGCCGCTTCCACTCCTAATGTTAATGGCACTACGTCAACTAGAAGTAGATCCTGTAACCTCTCATGCTCCTCTCCACTGAGGACAGCGGCCTGTATAGCTGCACCGCACGCTATCGCTTCGTCAGGATTGACAGATGCCGTCAATGTCTTTCCATCGAAGAACTCAATCAACAGACTCCTTAGCTTTGGTATCCTAGTACTCCCTCCGACGAGAATAACATGTTCTATATCGTGTTTATTAACCTTAGCGTTATCTAGAACTTTCTGTACTGGTTTGAGCGTATCTCTGAACAAATCTGAACATAATTCTTCAAATTGATTTCTGGTTATTTTCCCCTGATAGTCAACATCGTTGCACAAAGACTCTATCTCCACGTAGGCCTCCGAAGCTGAAGTCAAAGCCCGTTTCGCGCGTTCAGCTGCCGTTTTCAATCTCCTCAAAGCTTTAGTTTTTGCTGATATATCCGTATGGTACCTTTTCCAAAAATCCTCTGCAAAATAAGCTACTAATCTGTTGTCAAAATCCTCTCCCCCTAATCGCGTGTTTCCGGCGGTCCCTTTAACTTTGTACATGGATTTTTCATCGATGCTCAAAACGGATACGTCCAACGTTCCGCCTCCTAGGTCGTAGATGAGTACATTCGTTGCTTCCTGTAAATTCTGATCTAATCCATATGCTAACGCTGCAGCTGTAGGCTCGTTTATTATCTTCAATACATTGAGGCCTGCTATGACCCCTGCGGCCCTGGTCGCTTGTCGCTGAGCGTCGTTGAAATAAGCAGGAACAGTCACAACGGCATCCTTAATTTTATCTCCCAAATACGCCTCGGCAAACTCCTTCATCCTGCAAATTATCATACTGCTTATTTCCTCTGGTGCAAACTGCTTTTTCTGACCCTTATACTCTACTTGGATCTTTGGCTTACCGTTGTTGTTAGAAATTACGTATGGCCAGTTGTGTAAATCCATTTGTACGCCTATGTCATCGTAGCGACGTCCAATGAGGCGTTTCGTGCCAAAAACCGTGTTCCAGTGGTTGAAAGGTGCTTGGTTCTTCGCTGCTTCTCCTATGAGGCGCTGGTTCTTCGTAAAAGAGACGTAAGATGGCGTTGTCCTGTTCCCTTGGTCGTTCGATATCACTTCTACTAAACCTTCTCTCCATATCGCTACACAAGAATACGTCGTACCCAAATCGATGCCTATGGCCACCATTTACGCGAACTTAAAAAAACCGCGAAAAAGTTTTAACGAATTTCACTACACAAAGTTTCCAAACGTCCTTCGAAATTTAAACTGAGAGCCGGCGGCGCGCGGTCCTTGTATATATACTCTCGCCCAATGGGTATCGAGAATTTTCGCTTGCTAGAATGTTCCGGCCAATCAGAAAGCTGATACGGTAGAAGCTACTAGAGTTGGGTTGCCAGATCAATGAAACAAGATTTATCAAAATTgtgttttgtttaaaatagaATGAACGTTAAATTTGGAGCATGGTGTTGTAAATaatgaattattaattaaacaagTGAGCCAcgtaacaataaaaaatagatattttttattaattacaagtaAAGTTGTTACTTTACGGATTTTacgtaaataaagtatatttgttGCGAAATGTATAAATTTAGGGAATCTCAACTCAAGTAACTCttgtatagatattttatttattgcttgatttataaatatgtaatgaATGATAATTAAATAATCCTAGGCTGACCTAATATAGGCATTTATTGTCTGTGCTTCGTTATACTGTTTTCTGAAAAACACTATAGAGATCtcaaaagataataaatatttaatttaaaagataaagtttaaatacctaataaatgtAATTACCATAAATTACAGCACCtagtttccatttttaaatttcaCCCAAATAGTAtacaacattattattatatttatgaagATATGTATgcgtaattaattttattatacattttaaccAAACACATTCACTAATAAAATCCCAGAATTcaagattaattttaaatactgGCAACCCAGTTCATTCATGCCTGCGTTTGATGTCTAAAGCACGTGTATCTCTTATCTTGCTCACACTAGTAACGATCGAGTTCATTTGTTTGCTTgctatctcgctcgcactaatcgAATGGGCGCGTTCAAGGTCAAGTTTGTGCAAAACATCCTTTTCTGGAATACGTTCTGCAACAATCTTATTGCTATCGTTTGacggttttattttgtttgatcTAAATGAAAAAGGCACTTACTAGAAATTTGTAGTGTTTACGAGAAATGGGACACACCAAGGACACACACATAATAGGTATGAATGGAGTATTTTTAAATTGTAGATGGTAAACATTACAGCCGTAGGTCGTAAATTGGGATTTACGGACCGCATCGCCTACTTGTAATAACCTTTTACGAGCAAGTGTGTGATGAAAAGAAAAGGTAGTTAAGCAATGATtattgatttataactcaagataggttataggcgttccaaaattgaagcgcttaccttgtgacaaattggacaagttgcctttagtcgcggtcgcggctggacaagcgagaaatgtgcacgtgctaacgcgctcccgcacaccgaatgagaaagagacgaccttatatttaacaacgagtgtgacaaagatggatggaatgagaatattaaaatcaaaaataacagatttcttcttagtcacagaaataaatatggaagctTTTTTTGTGCTCCACAAGTAcctatgagtataacctatctatggttatataatatcattgtagtTAAGGGCattggtacagtcaccatcaaatATAGGAACGGCCAAGACTTTCAAAAATATCTGTGGGcctagccacagaataaataatatagtactaggtacctacagaagattcactctctaacaaaacgcgtctgttacgatcaacacagatatggccgctaggtgacgacagtgccacgcgcggcttatggctagccaccaaaattggttatggctagccaccaaatgTTTGCGccatagcgaacgaaacgctaatGTCTCTCAGTCGCACTTATattatatggaagagtgataaagagacgctacggcgcaaacgattggcaacTTGGCTAGGCACTCGGAATATGCACTTTAACTTGACATTagaagcgtgttcagatatttgtgagcacctcggccgctccgatatatctgacagcGAATGTACagacaataaggtcgtgtaaataTATGTTTGGGACTTTGGCTTGTCAacatgtttgtgaactcgagcGTATGTTTTCGCTTTGGCGCGCGCGTTGTGGTGTGAGGCAATAATGGAGGCAATACAATTATACATTGTTGCATGTAATAGAATACTGCACTGCTTGGGTTTTTCAAATATCAACTTTATTCTGTTTGTGTGAAGGTAGACAATTTAATGTACGTATAAAAACCAGACAAAGCAGCTGGCCCTGAGACCCTGTGTGCATTTTTTATACATAGTCCACATTCTATTTTGAACTCTTATTGAGTAAATAagggttctaaattcaaataagggttccgtttttttcgttttgaggtacggaaccctaaaaacaaagctAGTGTCTCGCAATCCATTTCGTTCGGCGCTTAGACCTTCTGATACTGATGTGATGATAGATGGCGCTGAATATTTTTAACGCCCCTTtatagggagcgtgcataaACGGTAGAGGGCAGCACAGGAGACGTCAGATTTGTGTCGCGACgcgtaaatgtgaagtttatgcttccaaagtagcccacaagatggcagaaccttctatgcacaagaaaacgcacaagaacggtagatggcagcacttACTTTGGCGTGAAGTGTCAATGTACGTGTTTATGGTTCTGATTCAGGcaacaagatggcagaccctccaacgcgcacggtccctataaGCATCTATAAGACACTATAGCGTCAGCTTCGTCTTGTATTTAACCACCAAAGATGGGTGTTATGTTATAAGTTCGACCGCTATGTCAGCTATGTGTCTGAACACCGTAGCTCAGGGATCACCAATTTTATT
Above is a window of Cydia amplana chromosome 26, ilCydAmpl1.1, whole genome shotgun sequence DNA encoding:
- the LOC134660310 gene encoding heat shock protein 70 B2-like — protein: MVAIGIDLGTTYSCVAIWREGLVEVISNDQGNRTTPSYVSFTKNQRLIGEAAKNQAPFNHWNTVFGTKRLIGRRYDDIGVQMDLHNWPYVISNNNGKPKIQVEYKGQKKQFAPEEISSMIICRMKEFAEAYLGDKIKDAVVTVPAYFNDAQRQATRAAGVIAGLNVLKIINEPTAAALAYGLDQNLQEATNVLIYDLGGGTLDVSVLSIDEKSMYKVKGTAGNTRLGGEDFDNRLVAYFAEDFWKRYHTDISAKTKALRRLKTAAERAKRALTSASEAYVEIESLCNDVDYQGKITRNQFEELCSDLFRDTLKPVQKVLDNAKVNKHDIEHVILVGGSTRIPKLRSLLIEFFDGKTLTASVNPDEAIACGAAIQAAVLSGEEHERLQDLLLVDVVPLTLGVEAARGMMFQVVNRNTPIPCRVTKELTTLEDYQTAMTIEIFEGERTQTKDNNLLGSFDLNGIPPAPRGIAKIDVTFDIDFNGVLSVSAQDRSTGNKESLIIRNNDRLKQQEIEKMMVDAEIFKEDDNEDRRRIEARNQLESYIYSVKRSVIDKIGNLTPIEATTMVTECQEALTWLEGNMDCLREDFQRKMSELLRRWSGVMKKIYGQRWRGSKKQRTDSEASNGVSPTTIEDIFDLNLW